From the genome of Halorussus caseinilyticus, one region includes:
- a CDS encoding ribbon-helix-helix protein, CopG family: MNQDHLDMESVTLELGEEELEEIDDIAFADHRDNREAAIRELLDRWLKQRGSDESE, encoded by the coding sequence ATGAATCAGGACCACCTCGACATGGAGTCGGTCACGCTCGAACTCGGCGAGGAGGAACTCGAAGAAATCGACGACATCGCGTTCGCGGACCACCGGGACAACCGCGAGGCCGCGATACGCGAACTTCTCGACCGGTGGTTGAAACAGCGCGGGAGCGACGAGTCCGAGTGA